One segment of Dyella jiangningensis DNA contains the following:
- a CDS encoding beta-galactosidase encodes MRRTAPLVACCLLALAGCQKAADTDRADLSRVAAAPQSTAKAQAASAPSTQTALDHVDRDGVPITVAGMSLQRYVFQPSPQPQLTVSLDKGEWDWSKEGSLRVDMQNAMPWAVTLTVDIDGAREGQHLHATVGIPAGPPQTLVIPLHATSPRAMGMQAGPPMPYVAGGKRVFVATTVEGAIDLAHVKSVRLGMPAPTTPQTVLFGKLDTSAGDHDLRDAYTGIVDAWGQYTRGQWPNKVDSDDALRGVRHKAKPAVLTPVVAHKGFDRYGGRTDMPAFKASGWFRTEQRNGRWHLVTPEGHAFFSLGVNVVDDDGGRTYIEGREFMFKDLPRNSGRWAPFFGTEGKPSGDQSASAGIAYNHGRWFDYYSANLFLADGRHWRQAWRVRTLDRLENWGFNTLGNWSDEVLTQTHHLAYTRSVNIAGVFGNVSSGYDYWGRMPDPFDPRFAQAADTAAAQAAKEVRDDPWLLGYFADNELAWAGQGPQGRWGLAQGTLRGEARSHAKQAFIEVLKKKYGTPAKLAAAWGITLDSWDALEATNYAAPDPNEAHPAIADDYSAWLRQYADQYFRTVAQAIHKHDPHHLFLGGRFAVHTPEAVASCAQYCDVVSFNGYADVPEHAFDVAAFAKLGKPALITEFHFGSDDRGPFGKGVVPVWNEQQRGEAYARYVAAAVANPVIVGVHWFQYVDQPITGRLLDGENAHIGLVAITDKPFKSFVDAVREANRNTGY; translated from the coding sequence ATGAGACGGACCGCCCCACTAGTCGCCTGTTGCCTGCTGGCCCTCGCGGGTTGCCAGAAGGCCGCTGATACCGACCGGGCGGATCTCAGTCGCGTGGCCGCCGCGCCGCAGTCCACGGCCAAGGCACAAGCGGCCAGTGCACCCTCCACGCAGACCGCGCTCGATCACGTGGACCGGGACGGCGTGCCCATCACCGTGGCCGGCATGTCGCTGCAGCGCTACGTATTCCAGCCTTCACCACAGCCGCAGCTCACCGTGTCGCTCGACAAGGGCGAGTGGGACTGGTCGAAGGAAGGCTCGCTGCGCGTGGACATGCAGAACGCGATGCCATGGGCGGTGACGCTCACCGTCGACATCGACGGCGCCAGGGAAGGACAGCACCTGCACGCCACGGTCGGCATCCCGGCCGGTCCGCCGCAGACGCTGGTGATCCCGCTGCATGCGACCTCGCCCAGGGCGATGGGCATGCAGGCCGGGCCGCCGATGCCCTACGTGGCGGGCGGCAAGCGCGTCTTCGTCGCCACCACGGTGGAAGGGGCGATCGACCTGGCGCATGTGAAGTCCGTGCGCCTGGGCATGCCCGCGCCCACGACACCGCAGACCGTGCTCTTCGGCAAGCTGGACACCAGTGCCGGCGACCATGACCTGCGCGACGCCTATACCGGCATCGTCGATGCCTGGGGCCAGTACACGCGTGGCCAATGGCCGAACAAGGTCGATTCCGACGATGCGCTGCGCGGCGTGCGCCACAAGGCCAAGCCGGCGGTGCTGACGCCGGTCGTCGCGCACAAGGGCTTCGATCGCTACGGCGGCCGCACCGACATGCCGGCGTTCAAGGCCAGCGGCTGGTTCCGCACCGAGCAGCGCAATGGCCGCTGGCACCTGGTGACGCCCGAAGGCCATGCGTTCTTCTCGCTGGGCGTGAACGTGGTGGACGACGACGGCGGCCGTACCTACATCGAAGGCCGCGAGTTCATGTTCAAGGACCTGCCGCGCAACAGCGGCCGGTGGGCGCCGTTCTTCGGCACCGAGGGCAAGCCCTCCGGCGATCAGTCCGCTTCCGCAGGCATCGCCTATAACCACGGCCGCTGGTTCGACTACTACTCCGCCAACCTGTTCCTCGCCGACGGTCGCCATTGGCGCCAGGCGTGGCGCGTGCGCACGCTGGATCGCCTGGAGAACTGGGGCTTCAACACGCTGGGCAACTGGAGCGACGAGGTGCTGACGCAAACGCACCACCTTGCGTACACGCGCTCGGTCAACATCGCGGGCGTGTTCGGCAATGTTTCCAGCGGCTACGACTACTGGGGCCGCATGCCCGATCCGTTCGACCCGCGCTTCGCACAGGCGGCGGACACCGCGGCAGCGCAGGCCGCCAAGGAAGTGCGTGACGACCCGTGGCTGCTGGGCTATTTCGCCGACAACGAACTGGCCTGGGCCGGGCAGGGCCCGCAGGGCCGCTGGGGCCTGGCGCAGGGCACGCTGCGCGGCGAGGCGCGCAGTCACGCCAAGCAAGCCTTCATCGAGGTGCTGAAGAAGAAATACGGCACGCCGGCGAAACTGGCCGCGGCCTGGGGCATCACGCTGGATTCGTGGGATGCGCTGGAGGCGACCAACTACGCCGCGCCCGATCCGAACGAAGCGCACCCCGCCATCGCCGACGACTACAGCGCGTGGCTGCGCCAATATGCGGACCAGTATTTCCGCACCGTCGCGCAGGCCATCCACAAGCATGACCCGCACCATCTGTTCCTGGGCGGCCGTTTCGCCGTGCACACGCCGGAAGCCGTGGCCTCCTGCGCGCAGTACTGCGACGTGGTGAGCTTCAACGGCTATGCCGACGTGCCCGAGCACGCCTTCGACGTGGCCGCCTTCGCCAAGCTGGGCAAGCCAGCGCTGATCACCGAGTTCCATTTCGGCTCCGATGACCGCGGCCCGTTCGGCAAGGGCGTGGTGCCGGTCTGGAACGAGCAGCAGCGCGGCGAGGCCTATGCGCGCTATGTGGCCGCCGCCGTGGCCAACCCGGTGATCGTTGGCGTGCACTGGTTCCAGTATGTCGACCAGCCCATCACCGGCCGCCTGCTCGACGGCGAGAACGCGCACATCGGGCTTGTCGCCATCACCGACAAGCCGTTCAAGAGTTTTGTCGATGCGGTGCGCGAGGCGAATCGCAACACGGGGTACTGA
- a CDS encoding APC family permease encodes MTAETNPSYLRRLGTWDAAAIVIGGVIGAGIFRSASTVAERTSSGAQTLALWAIGGLLTLAGVLCYAELGARRPQAGGVYIYLREAFGQLPAFLFGWTMALINYPGSVAAVATTFADYFCAAIGLPATWVRPVGAGAIAFIVAVNFFGIRAGSRMLNVFTILKVSAIALLVVVGVVLAHGQFGNVLAVDTTRQLPAGAFLGALLPVLFTYGGFHYLNDLAGEVRDPQKTLPRALGLGLGGVVVCYVLVNFAYLAGLGHAGLAASHAPAADLMHALFGETGATVIAVGIACSTFGYCSIAIAGGARVLQTMGADGMLFNAVGRIDPRWHAPRVALAVLGGWAIVLVLSGSFGQLVDYTTVGEWLSHAFGIATLFWYRRRFRNEPSPYRVPLYPVLPLLFVGTVLSVIVATAIHSPGDAGMSLLLIAVGVPVYYAWRAWQRKRA; translated from the coding sequence ATGACTGCCGAGACCAACCCCTCGTATCTGCGCCGCCTGGGCACCTGGGATGCCGCCGCCATCGTCATCGGCGGCGTGATCGGCGCCGGCATCTTCCGCAGCGCATCCACCGTGGCCGAGCGCACGTCGTCGGGCGCGCAGACGCTGGCGCTGTGGGCGATCGGCGGCCTGCTCACACTGGCGGGGGTGCTCTGCTACGCCGAGCTCGGCGCGCGGCGGCCGCAGGCCGGTGGCGTCTACATCTACCTGCGCGAAGCGTTTGGCCAGCTGCCGGCCTTCCTGTTCGGCTGGACGATGGCGCTGATCAACTACCCCGGCAGCGTGGCCGCGGTGGCCACGACCTTCGCGGATTACTTCTGCGCGGCCATCGGACTGCCCGCGACGTGGGTGAGGCCGGTGGGCGCCGGCGCCATCGCCTTCATCGTCGCCGTGAATTTCTTCGGCATCCGCGCCGGCTCGCGCATGCTCAACGTGTTCACCATCCTCAAGGTCTCGGCCATCGCCCTGCTCGTGGTGGTGGGCGTGGTGCTGGCGCACGGGCAGTTCGGCAACGTGCTGGCGGTGGATACCACGCGCCAGCTGCCGGCCGGCGCCTTCCTGGGCGCGCTGCTGCCGGTGCTGTTCACTTACGGCGGCTTCCACTATCTGAACGACCTCGCCGGCGAAGTGCGGGACCCGCAGAAGACCTTGCCGCGCGCACTCGGCCTCGGCCTGGGCGGCGTGGTGGTGTGCTACGTGCTGGTGAACTTCGCCTACCTCGCCGGCCTCGGCCACGCGGGCCTGGCAGCCAGCCATGCACCGGCGGCCGACCTGATGCACGCGTTGTTTGGTGAAACCGGCGCGACCGTGATCGCCGTGGGCATCGCCTGTTCCACCTTCGGCTACTGCAGCATCGCCATCGCCGGCGGCGCCCGCGTGCTGCAGACCATGGGCGCCGACGGCATGCTGTTCAACGCGGTGGGTCGCATCGATCCGCGCTGGCACGCGCCGCGCGTCGCGCTGGCCGTGCTGGGTGGATGGGCCATCGTACTGGTGCTTTCCGGCAGCTTCGGCCAGCTGGTCGACTACACCACGGTGGGCGAGTGGTTGTCGCACGCGTTCGGCATCGCCACGCTGTTCTGGTATCGCCGCCGCTTCCGCAACGAGCCCTCGCCCTATCGCGTGCCGTTGTATCCCGTGTTGCCGCTGCTGTTCGTGGGCACGGTGTTGAGCGTGATCGTGGCCACCGCCATCCATTCGCCGGGCGACGCAGGGATGAGCCTGCTGCTGATCGCCGTGGGCGTGCCGGTGTACTACGCATGGCGCGCATGGCAGCGGAAAAGGGCATGA
- the dinB gene encoding DNA polymerase IV encodes MPTPARKIIHVDMDAFYASVEQRDEPSLRGKPVVVAWRGTRSVVCAASYEARKFGVRSAMPAVRAERLCPQAIFVPPDFTRYKAVSRQVREIFARHTDLIEPLSLDEAYLDVTSTRTQLPSATATAEAIRTAIREETQLTASAGVAPNKFLAKIASDWRKPDGLFVVRPHQVAEFLAPLAVGRLPGVGKVMEARLTELGIATVGDLRTFPAQELEQRFGRWGRRLHELSLGIDEHPVEPHRPTLQVSAEDTFEHDLTLGELAPHIHRLAEKTWAGHQREVQDGRVARTVVLKLKTSDFQTLTRSFTPSTRPDSAAELAEIACALRDRVDRSADTRYRLVGVGLGGFVDLDSFVAQTDLFGKLA; translated from the coding sequence GTGCCTACGCCAGCCCGCAAGATCATCCACGTCGACATGGATGCGTTCTACGCATCGGTGGAGCAGCGCGACGAACCGTCGTTGCGCGGCAAGCCCGTCGTCGTGGCCTGGCGCGGGACACGCTCGGTGGTCTGCGCCGCCAGTTACGAGGCGCGCAAGTTCGGCGTGCGATCGGCCATGCCCGCCGTGCGCGCGGAGCGGCTGTGCCCTCAGGCGATCTTCGTGCCGCCGGATTTCACCCGGTATAAAGCGGTGTCGCGGCAGGTCCGGGAGATCTTCGCGCGCCACACCGACCTGATCGAACCGCTGTCGCTGGACGAGGCGTACCTCGACGTCACCAGCACGCGCACGCAGCTGCCGTCCGCCACGGCCACGGCGGAAGCGATCCGCACGGCCATTCGCGAAGAAACGCAGCTCACCGCCTCGGCAGGCGTGGCGCCCAACAAGTTCCTGGCCAAGATCGCCTCGGACTGGCGCAAGCCCGACGGCCTGTTCGTCGTACGCCCGCATCAGGTCGCCGAATTCCTGGCGCCGCTGGCCGTGGGCCGCCTGCCCGGCGTGGGCAAGGTGATGGAGGCTCGCCTCACCGAGCTGGGCATCGCCACCGTGGGCGACCTGCGTACCTTCCCTGCGCAGGAACTGGAGCAACGCTTCGGCCGCTGGGGACGGCGCTTGCATGAGCTGTCGCTGGGCATCGACGAGCATCCGGTCGAGCCGCATCGCCCTACCCTGCAGGTCTCCGCCGAAGACACCTTCGAGCACGATCTCACGCTCGGCGAACTCGCTCCGCACATCCATCGCCTGGCGGAAAAGACCTGGGCCGGACACCAGCGCGAAGTACAGGACGGACGCGTCGCGCGCACCGTGGTGCTGAAGCTGAAGACGTCGGACTTCCAAACGCTCACGCGCAGTTTCACGCCGTCTACACGCCCCGACTCCGCGGCGGAATTGGCCGAGATTGCGTGTGCGCTGCGTGATCGCGTGGACCGTTCCGCCGACACGCGCTATCGCCTCGTGGGCGTCGGTCTGGGGGGCTTCGTGGACCTGGACAGTTTCGTCGCGCAGACCGATCTATTCGGCAAGCTTGCGTGA
- a CDS encoding tyrosine/phenylalanine carboxypeptidase domain-containing protein, with translation MSIAESDIVRPEDDPALGPLLELDRELVTVGKKIRVLKAIDWPVELEATFLEGYERGNPQLPEPPRRHPDLSSEMDALRAIMKRLDRGHPIGDWLFKTAWSYLTAAQMLMNVGTETFTRCSTALYGRPDGVHSSQTASAYDAAQDVISITDDLISREAIPPVPADIPAEAFAERLRERLGSFFDQDRVDVILNPELSSKATAGSKSINLRSTALFSELDLAQLTEHEAFVHTATLLNGKHQPYLKSLGLGSPRTTRAQEGLATFSEIITGSIDLARLRRVALRVIMVKRALDGADFIEIFRGFLEAGQTPVESYRSASRIFRGGDVRGRICFTKDGAYLQGVMIVYLFIRKVLQAGKAEMLPLLFAGRVTTTDVITLSPYLESGLITRAVYVPPWARNPQRVLSLLAFFTAAQRFRLDTLDLDSFVAFENALVDETLQTQWR, from the coding sequence ATGAGTATCGCCGAGAGTGACATCGTCCGTCCCGAGGACGACCCCGCCCTGGGGCCACTGCTCGAACTCGATCGCGAGCTGGTCACCGTGGGCAAGAAGATCCGCGTACTCAAGGCCATCGACTGGCCCGTCGAACTGGAAGCGACATTCCTTGAAGGATACGAGCGCGGCAACCCGCAGCTGCCCGAGCCACCGCGTCGCCACCCAGATCTCAGCAGCGAGATGGACGCGCTGCGGGCCATCATGAAACGGCTCGACCGCGGCCATCCGATCGGCGACTGGCTGTTCAAGACCGCATGGAGCTACCTGACGGCGGCGCAGATGCTGATGAACGTGGGCACCGAGACCTTTACGCGCTGCTCCACCGCCTTGTATGGACGTCCAGACGGCGTGCACAGCAGCCAGACCGCGAGTGCATACGACGCCGCGCAGGACGTCATCTCGATCACCGACGACCTGATCAGCCGCGAAGCCATACCGCCGGTGCCGGCGGACATCCCTGCCGAGGCGTTCGCCGAACGCCTGCGCGAGCGCCTGGGTTCGTTCTTCGACCAGGATCGCGTGGACGTGATCCTCAATCCCGAGCTCTCGTCCAAGGCCACCGCCGGCAGCAAGAGCATCAACCTGCGATCCACGGCGTTGTTCTCCGAACTGGACCTGGCACAGCTCACCGAGCACGAAGCCTTCGTGCACACCGCCACCCTGCTCAACGGCAAGCACCAGCCCTACCTGAAATCGCTGGGCCTGGGCTCGCCACGCACCACGCGCGCGCAGGAAGGCCTGGCGACGTTCTCGGAGATCATCACCGGCTCGATCGACCTGGCGCGGCTGCGGCGCGTCGCCTTGCGCGTGATCATGGTGAAACGCGCGCTCGACGGTGCGGACTTCATCGAGATATTCCGCGGCTTCCTCGAAGCCGGGCAGACGCCGGTGGAAAGCTACCGCAGCGCCTCGCGCATCTTCCGCGGCGGCGACGTGCGCGGCCGCATCTGCTTCACCAAGGACGGCGCCTACCTGCAGGGCGTGATGATCGTGTACCTGTTCATCCGCAAGGTGCTGCAGGCCGGCAAGGCGGAAATGCTGCCATTGCTGTTCGCCGGGCGCGTGACGACCACGGACGTGATCACGCTGTCGCCCTACCTGGAAAGCGGCCTGATCACGCGCGCGGTGTACGTGCCGCCGTGGGCAAGGAATCCGCAGCGCGTGCTGTCGCTGCTGGCGTTCTTCACTGCGGCCCAGCGCTTCCGCCTCGATACGCTCGACCTCGACAGCTTCGTGGCCTTCGAGAACGCGCTGGTGGATGAGACGCTGCAGACGCAGTGGCGGTAG